A region of Salvelinus alpinus chromosome 6, SLU_Salpinus.1, whole genome shotgun sequence DNA encodes the following proteins:
- the LOC139577895 gene encoding caspase-14-like isoform X1 — translation MDNSQIQQAIDRYDLKGKRTALMLCTSHPGADRDVEIMTKLFDDYGVQFDPPVIDQTAEEMKKVVSEFRDRINRSPEKISCVFVVTTSHGDCDVIIGADNNCLPVKDIIEPFGDELCPKMKGKPKVFIIDACRGPEVDPGVLLDSAAKSKPSKKAQSTRTYRSSRVPPCINDMLVAYSSMTDYVSLMSDLGSFMIVDIGEVFHSATEKEHVYDLLVKANEKMVMRTTTFLVEVVKVVMTIESTLKKLLYLGCKTATNSKRKDECFLL, via the exons ATGGATAACTCTCAAATCCAG CAGGCGATTGACAGATATGACTTGAAGGGAAAACGCACAGCTTTGATGTTGTGTACCAGTCACCCTGGTGCTGATCGTGACGTCGAAATAATGACCAAACTTTTCGACGATTATGGTGTCCAGTTTGACCCACCTGTTATTGACCAAACTGCAGAG GAAATGAAGAAGGTAGTCTCTGAATTCAGAGACAGAATCAACAGAAGCCCAGAAAAAATCAGCTGTGTTTTTGTAGTGACCACCTCCCATGGAGACTGTGATGTCATCATAGGTGCAGACAACAACTGTCTGCCAGTGAAAGATATAATTGAACCGTTTGGAGACGAGCTGTGCCCCAAGATGAAGGGGAAGCCCAAGGTCTTCATCATAGATGCCTGTAGAGGGC CGGAGGTGGATCCTGGAGTGCTTCTTGACTCTGCTGCTAAATCTAAACCATCAAAGAAGGCCCAGTCCACACGAACATACAGGTCCAGCCGAGTACCACCATGTATTAATGATATGCTGGTTGCATATTCATCTATGACCG ATTATGTGTCCTTGATGAGTGACCTGGGGTCATTTATGATTGTCGACATAGGTGAGGTGTTTCATTCAGCCACAGAGAAAGAACACGTCTATGACTTATTGGTGAAG GCCAATGAAAAGATGGTGATGAGAACCACAACATTTTTGGTGGAAGTTGTGAAAGTGGTGATGACAATCGAGTCCACCCTCAAGAAGCTCCTTTACCTGGGATGTAAAACTGCTACTAATTCAAAACG
- the LOC139577895 gene encoding caspase-14-like isoform X2 gives MDNSQIQQAIDRYDLKGKRTALMLCTSHPGADRDVEIMTKLFDDYGVQFDPPVIDQTAEEMKKVVSEFRDRINRSPEKISCVFVVTTSHGDCDVIIGADNNCLPVKDIIEPFGDELCPKMKGKPKVFIIDACRGPEVDPGVLLDSAAKSKPSKKAQSTRTYRSSRVPPCINDMLVAYSSMTDYVSLMSDLGSFMIVDIGEVFHSATEKEHVYDLLVKANEKMVMRTTTFLVEVVKVVMTIESTLKKLLYLGCKTATNSKR, from the exons ATGGATAACTCTCAAATCCAG CAGGCGATTGACAGATATGACTTGAAGGGAAAACGCACAGCTTTGATGTTGTGTACCAGTCACCCTGGTGCTGATCGTGACGTCGAAATAATGACCAAACTTTTCGACGATTATGGTGTCCAGTTTGACCCACCTGTTATTGACCAAACTGCAGAG GAAATGAAGAAGGTAGTCTCTGAATTCAGAGACAGAATCAACAGAAGCCCAGAAAAAATCAGCTGTGTTTTTGTAGTGACCACCTCCCATGGAGACTGTGATGTCATCATAGGTGCAGACAACAACTGTCTGCCAGTGAAAGATATAATTGAACCGTTTGGAGACGAGCTGTGCCCCAAGATGAAGGGGAAGCCCAAGGTCTTCATCATAGATGCCTGTAGAGGGC CGGAGGTGGATCCTGGAGTGCTTCTTGACTCTGCTGCTAAATCTAAACCATCAAAGAAGGCCCAGTCCACACGAACATACAGGTCCAGCCGAGTACCACCATGTATTAATGATATGCTGGTTGCATATTCATCTATGACCG ATTATGTGTCCTTGATGAGTGACCTGGGGTCATTTATGATTGTCGACATAGGTGAGGTGTTTCATTCAGCCACAGAGAAAGAACACGTCTATGACTTATTGGTGAAG GCCAATGAAAAGATGGTGATGAGAACCACAACATTTTTGGTGGAAGTTGTGAAAGTGGTGATGACAATCGAGTCCACCCTCAAGAAGCTCCTTTACCTGGGATGTAAAACTGCTACTAATTCAAAACGGTAA
- the LOC139577894 gene encoding caspase-14-like, which translates to MDRYELTESRRALILCDTKRSGAEHDVPRMEELFKGNGFDYTKINTLDNRNEVMTELSNFQDKLKNLPDGVSCLMVVIMCHGRLGHISLSDGKEIQLEEIYQMFYNRQCPALREKPKLFVVQACRGVKEHLRHLYTDGSTEFGPSTQKLLPTESDIMVVYAVCPEKLAIIHPEYGCPLFVEMEKVFKDFSTSRHMYELFTKVNRSLDKRVEKHGFKLDTEAPRREAKTDRLIRLDPAVVSDIGRSLHIVSSLTKKWYL; encoded by the exons ATGGATAGGTATGAGTTAACAGAGAGCCGTAGAGCCTTGATTCTTTGTGACACGAAGAGAAGTGGAGCCGAACATGATGTTCCACGAATGGAAGAGCTCTTCAAAGGGAATGGCTTTGATTACACAAAGATTAACACCCTTGATAATCGAAAT GAGGTGATGACTGAATTGAGTAATTTTCAAGACAAACTAAAGAACCTGCCAGATGGTGTCAGTTGCCTCATGGTGGTGATCATGTGTCACGGTCGACTAGgacacatctctctgtctgatggGAAGGAGATACAGCTGGAGGAAATCTACCAGATGTTTTACAACCGCCAGTGCCCAGCCCTCCGTGAGAAACCCAAGCTCTTTGTTGTACAAGCCTGTAGGGGAG tgaaGGAGCATCTGCGACACCTTTACACGGATGGAAGTACAGAATTTGGTCCTTCGACGCAAAAGTTGCTTCCCACAGAGTCTGACATCATGGTTGTGTATGCCGTGTGTCCAG AAAAACTGGCGATCATACACCCGGAATATGGATGCCCACTGTTTGTGGAGATGGAGAAGGTGTTTAAGGACTTTTCGACTTCCCGCCACATGTACGAGCTCTTCACCAAG GTGAACAGAAGTCTGGACAAAAGAGTTGAAAAGCACGGATTCAAACTTGATACGGAGGCACCACGTAGAGAAGCCAAAACAGATCGACTGATACGCCTTGATCCAGCAGTTGTGAGTGACATAGGGCGCTCACTTCATATCGTGAGCTCTCTGACCAAAAAGTGGTACCTTTGA